A region from the Tsuneonella mangrovi genome encodes:
- the ahcY gene encoding adenosylhomocysteinase translates to MSEFNDYVIKDIALADYGRAEIAIAETEMPGLMALREEYGSSQPLKGARITGSLHMTIQTAVLIETLVALGAEVRWATCNIFSTQDHAAAAIAAQGIPVFAIKGESLADYWDYVGRIFDWGDDTANMILDDGGDATMFALWGARLEAGEELPEPANAEEIEFQRALKAFVKAKPGYLLKSVANIRGVSEETTTGVHRLYHIAKNGKLPFPAINVNDSVTKSKFDNLYGCRESLVDAIRRATDVMLSGKVACVAGYGDVGKGSAQSLRNGGARVLVTEIDPICALQAAMEGYEVVTMEDAVTRADIFVTTTGNEDVITAEHMKAMKPMAIVANIGHFDSEIQISALDNYEWTELKPGTDLVKFPDGKEIIVLAKGRLVNLACATGHPSFVMSCSFTNQTLAQIELWANSDAYKNDVYVLPKHLDEKVAALHLDKLGVKLTKLSQEQADYIGVPVNGPFKPDHYRY, encoded by the coding sequence GTGAGCGAATTCAACGATTACGTCATCAAGGACATTGCCCTTGCGGACTATGGCCGGGCAGAAATTGCGATCGCCGAGACCGAAATGCCGGGCTTGATGGCGCTGCGCGAGGAATACGGCAGCTCGCAGCCCCTGAAGGGCGCACGGATCACCGGCTCGCTCCACATGACGATCCAGACGGCGGTACTGATAGAAACGCTCGTTGCACTCGGGGCCGAAGTGCGCTGGGCGACTTGCAACATTTTCTCGACGCAGGACCACGCTGCGGCGGCGATTGCCGCGCAGGGTATCCCGGTTTTCGCAATCAAGGGCGAAAGCCTCGCGGATTATTGGGACTATGTCGGCAGGATCTTCGATTGGGGTGACGACACCGCCAACATGATCCTCGACGATGGCGGCGACGCGACGATGTTCGCATTGTGGGGCGCACGGCTCGAAGCGGGCGAAGAGCTGCCCGAACCTGCCAACGCCGAGGAGATCGAGTTCCAGCGTGCGCTCAAGGCTTTCGTCAAAGCGAAGCCGGGATACCTGCTGAAGTCCGTCGCCAACATTCGCGGCGTGTCGGAAGAGACCACCACCGGCGTCCATCGGCTCTACCACATCGCCAAGAACGGCAAGCTGCCGTTCCCGGCGATCAATGTGAACGACAGCGTGACCAAGTCGAAGTTCGACAACCTCTATGGCTGCCGCGAATCGCTGGTTGACGCGATCCGCCGCGCAACCGACGTGATGCTCAGCGGCAAAGTTGCGTGCGTTGCGGGTTACGGCGACGTCGGCAAAGGCAGTGCGCAGTCGCTGCGCAATGGCGGCGCGCGGGTGCTGGTGACCGAAATCGACCCGATCTGCGCGCTGCAAGCGGCTATGGAAGGCTATGAGGTTGTGACGATGGAAGACGCGGTCACTCGCGCCGATATCTTCGTGACCACGACCGGCAACGAGGACGTAATCACTGCCGAGCACATGAAGGCGATGAAGCCGATGGCGATCGTTGCCAATATCGGCCACTTCGATTCCGAGATCCAGATCAGCGCGCTCGACAACTACGAATGGACTGAGCTCAAGCCGGGCACCGACCTGGTGAAGTTCCCCGACGGCAAGGAAATCATCGTGCTGGCCAAGGGGCGCCTGGTGAACCTCGCCTGCGCGACTGGCCACCCGAGTTTCGTGATGAGCTGCTCGTTCACCAACCAGACGCTCGCGCAGATCGAGCTGTGGGCAAATTCGGACGCCTACAAGAACGATGTGTACGTCCTGCCCAAGCACCTCGACGAAAAGGTCGCGGCACTTCACCTCGACAAGCTCGGCGTCAAACTCACCAAGCTGAGCCAGGAGCAGGCGGACTACATCGGTGTGCCGGTGAACGGACCGTTCAAGCCGGACCATTACCGCTACTGA
- a CDS encoding S-adenosyl-L-homocysteine hydrolase produces MRTGTLGLALVATAGMMMPQTAAAETAHEARQLRSLDIMLMVSSLRCRMGPDNFQADYQRFTSRHIGMLNSAGHVLQADLNRRYGTTRGRAAFDRLSVGMANKYGRGHPWMSCMELKSATRDLAQTAPNDRASLLAAADTMLADNPSKGTQLALGH; encoded by the coding sequence ATGAGGACAGGAACACTAGGTCTCGCATTGGTGGCGACGGCGGGAATGATGATGCCGCAAACAGCCGCGGCAGAAACCGCGCATGAGGCGCGCCAGCTGCGTAGCCTCGATATCATGTTGATGGTCAGTTCGCTCCGTTGCCGCATGGGGCCCGACAATTTCCAGGCCGACTACCAACGCTTTACTTCGCGCCATATCGGCATGCTCAACTCGGCCGGGCATGTGCTACAGGCCGATCTCAATCGCCGTTACGGAACGACGCGTGGCCGCGCCGCGTTCGATCGATTGAGCGTCGGGATGGCCAACAAATACGGCAGGGGCCACCCGTGGATGAGCTGCATGGAGCTCAAGTCCGCAACCCGCGATTTGGCGCAGACAGCGCCCAACGATCGCGCGAGCCTGCTCGCAGCTGCGGACACGATGCTCGCTGACAATCCTTCCAAAGGGACCCAGCTCGCGCTCGGTCACTAA